A window of Acidobacteriota bacterium contains these coding sequences:
- the rplK gene encoding 50S ribosomal protein L11: MAKKVQAMVKLQIAAGKATPAPPVGTALGPHGVNIMDFCKNFNAKTAAQDGLIIPVVVTIYADRSYTFITKTPPAPVLLKRAANIAKGSAEPNKSKVGTVTTAQVEEIARQKMPDLNCESLEAAVKTIAGTARSMGLDVIH, encoded by the coding sequence ATGGCAAAGAAAGTCCAGGCAATGGTGAAGCTCCAGATCGCGGCGGGGAAGGCCACCCCGGCGCCGCCGGTGGGGACCGCGCTCGGTCCGCACGGCGTCAACATCATGGACTTCTGCAAGAACTTCAACGCGAAGACCGCCGCGCAGGACGGGCTGATCATTCCCGTCGTCGTCACGATCTACGCCGATCGGTCGTACACCTTCATCACGAAGACGCCGCCGGCGCCGGTGTTGCTGAAGCGGGCGGCCAACATCGCCAAGGGGTCGGCCGAGCCGAACAAGAGCAAGGTCGGCACGGTCACGACGGCCCAGGTCGAGGAGATCGCCAGGCAGAAGATGCCCGATCTCAATTGCGAGAGTCTCGAGGCGGCCGTGAAGACCATCGCCGGGACGGCCCGGTCGATGGGGCTCGACGTCATTCACTGA